A stretch of DNA from Nitrospinota bacterium:
CGCGATAGTCGAGAAGGAGGGGAAGGATCTCCTGACCATCATTAACAGTCTGCTGGATGTGGCAAGCGCTGAAAAGGAGTGGGGAGAATTAAAACACACAAGGATACAGCTGGGAAAATTCCTTAAATTCATTGCCAACGGCGGCAAACGTGGAGTGCTTGAAATTTCCATTGATAATGATCTGCCTGAAACGATCATTGCTGACGAGAAAAAACTAATGATCGTGCTGGATCAGCTTGTGGATAATGCTTTCAAATTCTCGATGGGGAAGAAGGTATCGCTAACCGCCAGGAAATCGGAAGGCGACATTGTCTTTTCAGTAAAGGATGACGGCGTAGGGATAGAAGAGAAAAACCTGGAACGCGTTTTCGAACATTTCGTGCAGGAAGACAGCGGATTATCACGGGAGTTTGAAGGGATGGGCCTCGGCCTTCCGCTTGCCAAGACGGCGGTACTGGCGATGGGTGGGAGGATTTGGGTCGACAGCATTAAAGGGGAGGGGAGCACCTTCCATTTTGCCATTCCGTTTGTTACGGCAACTGCCGAATAGCCTTGCCGGCTATCCTCTCTATTCTTCGAATCCCGATATCTGATAAGATTGTATCAGCAGAAAAGGATTGGCGTTTCGATTAGTAAAGTGATTAACAATCCCCTTTTCTGTTTAAGGGGTTTCCCTCCATGAGCAGATCGGTTTTGATTTCGTTATCATTGATAGCGGTAGCAGTGATTTGCCACGCGCTCGGCATTTATTCGGGCTGGTGGGGGATCACAAAAGCCGAATCGATATCATTTACCATCCTTGCGATAACCGCCATCTTCTGGATAAGTGAAACCGTACCGCTGTTTGTCACGAGCTTTCTGATAATTGCGTTGCAGACAGTTTGGCTCCTCCCCGCCATCAATGAAGGGGGAAAGGATATATCCGGCCAGATGTTCCTCACGCCGTTCTTTTCGGATATTATCCTGCTGTTCCTGGGGGGATTCGTCCTCTCCGCAATGCTGCACAAATTCAATCTGGACCAGCGCATAGCCAAATGGATACTGGCGCGTTCAGGGGGGGAGCCGTCCATACTCCTTCTGTCAGTTATCGTTATCTCCTCCTTTTTCTCGGCCTGGATGAGCAACACCGCGACCGCCGCCATGATGTTCGCCATTATCCTGCCGATCCTGAATGATCTGCCAAAGGGTTCCGTTTTTCCTGTCGCGCTTTCCCTCTCAATTCCCTTCGCTTGCAATCTTGGCGGACTGGCAACGCCGATAGGCACTCCGCCGAACGCCATCGCTTTAAGCTATCTTGCGAAACAGGGTGTAGAGATATCCTTTGCATTTTGGATGGTACTTGCCATACCGCTTGTACTCCTTTTAATGTTTCTCCTTTGGCGCGCGCTGATGTGGCTCTTTCCTCCGGAGGGCGAAAAGCTCTCTCTTAGCGCCATCGACGTGGAAAGGCTGTCGCCGAAACATTATTCGGTTATTGCGATATTTTCCATTACCTGCCTCGGGTGGCTTACCACCGACCTGCATGGCCTTTCCACAGGGATGGTCGGCATTTTTCCGGTCATCGCGACCTTCGGCTTCCGGCTTTTGAACACGCGCGATTTCAGAACCCTTTCATGGGATGTGCTGATAATGCTCGGCGGCGGTCTTTCGCTGGGGGTCGGATTGGAGCAGAGCGGTCTTGTGGGGGAGATCATCAAGGTAGTGCCGGACAGCATGCCTCTGTGGGGCTTGCTCGCGGTTATTGCCTTTATCGCGCTACTTATGTCCACCTTCATCAGCAATACGGCGACTGCCAATCTGCTTATCCCAGTGGCTGTATCCATTTCTTCCGGTTCGGCTCTCCACGCGCTGGTAGTTGCGATGGCGTGCAGTGGAGCAATGGCGCTCCCGGTAAGTTCGCCGCCGAATGCCATTGCCTTCGGTTCGGGAACTATCACCTCACGCCAGATGTTTCTAGCCGGAGGGCTGATAAGCCTGTTAACGCTTGCTGTCCTCTTGCTGGCGGGCGTATTCTATTGGGAGATGCTCGGCATCAAATAAACAGGGAGAAGGAAATTGGAAATTCACCGTCAAACATGCCAGAAATGCGGAAGCCGGGAGATGCGCAACCTGCTTGCGCGCGCCGTGGGGGAGAGCGACAAGGTTTTCGTGCAGTGCGTCAAGTGCGGAGAGCTTGTGGCGCGGTACACGATAGGGCAGGGTGGGTATTACCATCACGGCAAGGGCTATGAGAGCTATCTGCGGAGCCTGAACCGCGGCGGAGATTACGAAAGCACGCGCGATATGAATAACGCGTTCAATACGATCGTAGAGAGCTGTGAAAAGGAGTTTGCTGAAATACTGAAACATCTTGAGGAAAAGGAACGGAAAGGTGGCTGAATCAGGCTCGACATTTTGCGGGACTATTGGGAAGTGATATAGTGCAGGGATAGTTGCAATTGCAATTAAACAGACCAATTCGAACCGTTTGTATATCAGAGGTGAGGTGAAGCATCTTGAATTAAAACAGGCACCTACGAAAATCTAAGATACGGCATTTCCAATTTCAATTTGACCGCATAGGAGGTTATGCAGAATGGCACATCGTAATATTTCTCTCATAGCGTTTATTTTGTTATCAACTGTCATGATGTCGTTTTCGAATGTTCGCGCGGAGGAGACGGTTGGAAAAATTAAAGCCGACTTCATGAATCATCCCGTGCTGGCCGCCGAAAACTTCAGCGTGGAGATCAAGGATTTCAAGCAGGGTTTCCTGTCTCTCTATATACCGAGGCACCCAGGCAAAACAATGGACGATATGGAATCATCCTACGGGAAAAAATGGAAGGATTTGATGGAGAAGGCTGAGGCTCTCGCGCTTAAAAATCCCGAGGTAAGGGACGTAACATGGTTCGTGAAGGGAGATGGGGGTAGCGAAGACGCCATATATTACTATAAGCGACGCTATTTCACTGAATGGACAGCCCACATACATATGGGCGGAGGAGAGCTTTCATGGGCTGGTGACACGTCCTGGGATGGCGGCTCGACCAAGGAGGTGTGGGCGTCAAGTTTTGATATAGGGAAGAAAAGCTGGCCCGCTCTTCTCCACTTCAGCTCCACCGGAACAGCCGCAAGGTTTGCACTGACCGGCGGAAGCGGCGACCGATACCGCGTTCACGAAAGTTCATTCGGTTTCAGGAGATATTTCTCCTTAATGGGGATCTCGCCGTACCTTGGCGCTGGCGGAACTCTGGTGACTGTAAGCGCGGACTATTACATGAACAGCCAGAACAACAATACAAATAACGCAAATATGATCGACGATGTTACTTCTTCGAAAGGTGGATACGTCAATCTCGGAATAATGAAGAAAATGGGAAAATATTTTGAGGCCGGGATAGACGCCAAGGCAGTGCGAGGCGAAAAGGTTACGGTCGAATTGATTGAAAATGACATCAATTACAACTCGGCATCGGTATTCGTGGGATTCGGGTTTTAGCCGGATAGTATAAAACGCCTGAACGGCGGAAGCCGTTCAGGCATCGGCGACCGGTTTCATGATGAAGCGGATCCGTTTAAACGCGTTTCCTCGCTTCGAAGAGTTTAACCATGTCCAGGTAGATGTTGTATTCCCTCGTAATCCTGAATCCCGCCTTCTCTACATTCTCGCCGGTGCGGCGATTGATGTCGGGCCCCATAAGCGAAATTAGCGGAGCCATTATATCCATCATTGTTCCAAGGAGCAGGTTCGACGGCCGCACATGCTCGAACATCAGGAGCGTGCCGTCGTCCTTCATTACCCTGTGCAGTTCGCGAAGGCCTTTCACAGGATCGGGAACGGAGCAGAAGGTGCATGAGGTGACAATCGTATCGAATGATCTGTCCTTGACGCCTAGTTCCTGCACGTCGGCGTGAAGTAGTTTTACGCCCCTTCCTGTCCTCCGGATCTTTTTTCCGGCCTCTTCAAGCATTTTTTCGGAGAAGTCGACTGCGGTAAGCTCCACGTTGTCCGGTATGTACGGAAGGTCGAGGCCTGTGCCGACGGCTACAAGCATCACCCTCCCTCTGCACCTGGAGAACCACTCCTTCTTGAAGCGTCCGTATCTCTTCTCAACGCCGACGCTGAATTTGTCAAAGCCGGGGGCAGACTTGTCCCACTTCGCCGAAGCCTTTTTAACGCTGGTCATCGCTTTCCGGTCTCGCCGTTTCGCCGTGAAGCTTCGCGTCGTAAATATGGAACACGAATTGAACGACAACGGCGATAATTACACCTGTTATTGTCAGCGAGGCAAAGGGTATCTCGCCGTCTCCCTTCATCGCGGATATCATCCCGGCGACCATTCCGATTATCATCCCCGGCATGAGGATGTCGAAACTGGTAGAAACGCGGATGAACGCGACAAGGACAGGTATCTGCACAAGCATCCCTATAAACATGCCGAGAAACATCGCGATGGCGTGATGGAGAGTGGCTGGGAGTATAAGCGCTGGGGTAATGGCGGCGAGGATGCCGATGGATATGGAGGCGGTGTAATCGTATAGTCTGAAAAGTCTCAGTTCGTCAGGTTGCATCAGATTAATATAGCCACTGTTTTGATCATATGAAAGGGATTTCGGAATTGCGAAAGTGCGTCATGGAAAAGCCGGCCTGCAGGGACTACTATATGGGTGGAGGCGGACGGATGGTCGCCTTGCCGCTTTACCGCGGTGGGGAGGAAAGTCCGGACACCGCAGAGCAGGGCACTTCCTAACAGGAAGCGGGAGCGATCCCAGGGAAAGTACCACAGAAAATATACCGCCCGCCTATGGCGGGTAAGGGTGAAATGGCGAGGTAAGAGCTCACCGGGTCTGCGGCGACGCAGGCCGCATGGCAAACCCTGCCCGGTGCAAGGCCAAATAGGGGAGCGCGCCCCGCAAGGGGCAGGAGGCGGCTCGCCTTCGGCTCCCGGGTAGGCCGCACGACGTTGCCGGCAACGGCAATGCTAGAGGAATGACCGTCGCCCCGAAAGGGGTACAGAATCCGGCTTACAGTCCGCCTCCATTTATTGCTAAACGGATGAGGTTGCATTCAGAGACAGATACAGTGAAATGATATTTCCCGCGCCGGGGCAGGGGGCGGTTCGGCAGAGGATCAGCTGGCGGTCTGGAAAAGCCTGGGGGAGTAGAGGAACCTGCTACAGCTTGGGCAGGTATGTATGGCGGAGCCGGTGTTTATTTCAACGATCATCTGCGGTCTGACCGTGGTGTTGCAGACGGTGCAGATATCCTCTTTCAGTTCCGAAACCGCGATACCAGCCCTGCTTTTGAGAAGGCTGTCATATTTCTTTGCGTATGAGTTGTCGACGCGCGCGTAGATGTCATTCCTGCTTGCTATGAGCGCATCCTTTTCGGATTTCACTTCGGCGATGCGGGCGTCGTTCTCCGATTTTATCTTCGAAAACGCTTTTTCTTCTTCGGTGACTTTTTTCTTTAGTTCTTCCTGCTTTGAGGCGCTGGAGTCTACCTCTTCCATCAGTTCCAGTTGTTCGTCCTCCAACAGGCCTACGGCGGCGGTAAGGTTTTCTATCTCTTTCAGGGCGGCGGTATATTCCTGATTGGTTTTTATCTCGTGAAGTTTGGTCTTTGCCTTGGCTACGGCGGCATTTTTGTCTTCGACTTCCTTCTCCTTTTGGAGCCGTGATTTCTTTTTCGCTTCGATCTCCTTCTGGAAAGTCGCAAATTCCTCTTTGGCTTTATCCATATCCATGGAATGTGCCTTGATCTCCTCCGGGAGCGATACGAGAAGGTTGTCGATAGTTTTTATCTTGTCGTCTATTTTCTGAAGTTCTACCAGCTGTTCAAGTATGTTTACCACGCCTTGTGTCCTATAAGTAATCGTACAGTTCTTTTTCGTTGAAGAGAGTAATTCTAATATTTTTTTTCAATTTTGTCAGATTCTTTTTCAGATAGTTCCCGACAAGCGGAACCATATGCTTTTCGGTGCCGAGATGCCCGGCATCAATGACCGGAAAGCCGAGTTCGTTACACTCTACTCCGTTGTGATGTTTTACATCGCCCGTTACAAGAATATCTGCTCCTGCTTCAAGCGAGCCGGTGACAAGATCTCCTCCGCTTCCGGTGCAGACGGCGACATTTTTCACTTTTTTCGCCGGTCCGTAATGCCTTACTCCGGCAAGTGAGAGATTTTTTTTGACAGTTTCCGCAAATTGGTGCGAATCGACCGTTTTCGATACCTCTCCTATTCTGAAAATGATGCCGTCTCCGGCTACCGCGCGGATCTTTTTAAGGCCGAGGAGTTCTGCCACATACTGGTTTAGGCCGTTCGGCGCCGAGTCGAGGTTTGTGTGCATAGCGTATAGCGAGATGTTGTTTTTCAGTAGGCGGGCAAGGATGTTTCCGGTTGCGCTTTCGATATTGACGGCTTTCAGCGGAGTAAATATGAGAGGGTGATGAACGATTATCAGGTTTGCACCGGTATTTATAGCGGTATCGACGACATCGCTTGTGGCGTCCAGCGCGACGACGATACCCTTTACGGAGATGTTGCCGCTTCCTGCCAGAAGGCCGATGTTATCAAATGGTGACGCTGAAGCAGGAGGCGCAAGTTTTTCCAGAAGGGGGATGAGTGTTCTCACCTGTAGTCTCCGGGGTAATGCAGGAAAGCAGACCCCGGCATTTTCATGACCGCGGCGCGGGCGGGATATATTCCAGAGGAACCTGCCCTTCCTTGAATGATTCAAACATTGCGTTTGGATTATCCGGCGTGGCGAGCGCGCCCGTTTCAGAATCGATCCTTACGAAAACGATATTTTGCGGAGGGATGAACGGTGTCTTTGGCGCTTCGTTTACCATGTATTTCATGTAATTTAGCCAGATAGGCGCGGCGGCACGGGCGCCTGTTTCGTTCATGCCGAGGGTCTCTTCCCTGTCTTTTCCTATCCAGACGCCGCAAACCATCCCAGGAGTGTATCCAATGAACCATGCGTCGAGAAAATCGTTCGTAGTGCCGGTTTTTCCCCCGGCTGGAACTCCGATGGAGCGGACCGAAGTGGCCGTTCCTTCGGTGACCACCGACCTCATGATGCTGTTCATAAGATAGGCTACATCTTCCGGGATAACCTGTTTTGGATTTGGGGCATGTTCTTCGATAACGGTTCCGTCGGGAGCTTCTATCCTGTTTATGAAATACGGCTCGTTCCTTACCCCGCCGTTGGCAAAAACGCCGAAGACGGACACCATCTCCTGGAGGGTTACGCTGGAAGCGCCGAGCGCGAGGGAGAGATTGTCGTCCAGGTGGGATTCAATTCCGAGCTTGCGCGCCCAGTCGATGACATACGGGATGCCTATCCTGTCGAGTACCTTTATCGTAACGATGTTTCGTGAATGCGTAACCGCCTTGCGGATTGTAGTAGGGCCGAAAAATTTCTGATTGAAGTTGACCGGCTTCCAGTTCTTGAAATCGCTTATATCCTTTTCGAAGATGATCGGAGCGTCGATAACTATAGTTGCCGGCGTATATCCCTTGTTCAGGGCGGCGGAGTAGATGATCGGCTTGAACGAGGAGCCAACCTGCCGTTTTGCCTGCACGGTCCTGTTGAAGGAGCTTTTCTCGTAATCATATCCGCCTACCATTGAAAGGATCGAGCCGGTCTTGTAGTCGATGCTTAATATCGCCCCTTGAACGGTCGGCTCCTGGTCGAGGAAAAAGGCAATGGTGCCATCCTCTTCATTTTCGATGGTTCGCACTTCAATGACGTCCCCCTCATTGAGATTCAATTCGGTGGCATCGGTAACCCTCTTGGCGAAATAGCCGTCTTCCTCCGGATTTGGTGGATGCGCCCATTTGAATCCAGGTTGTTCGATCAGACGTATATAGCCGTTTATCTCGATGAGGATATACTCCTTCTCAACCCCTTTTACTATTGCTCGCAACCTTTTTCCCGGTTTGAACCAGTCGTTTTCATCCATGTTTACAAGCTGAGGATTGAGTTTCTCCCAATTTAGTTGCGGATTGTCCCTGAACTCCTTTTCAGAGTCCCACCCTGTATATCCCTGCCATACGGTTTCAGTTTCAGTCCCTTCCTCGGAATCGGTATCCGTATCGGAGTCGGTGGATTCCCCGGTCTTTATCGGGTCTATTTCGCCAGTATCCATGTTCCAGCGGCCGACAGGCCCCCGGTATCCGAGCCGTCTGTCGGTGATCTCTATTCCTCTTTCCAGCGCTTCCTGAGCCTTTTTCTGCCATGAGAGATTCAGCGTGGTTACTATTTTCAGGCCGTTATGGTAGAGGTTTTTTGTCCCATACTCGTTTTCAATATATCTGCGCACATGCTCGGCGAAGAAGGGGGCCTTGTTCAGTTGCGGTTTTTTCTCGGCCAATTCAATAAAGTCGTATTTTGCGCTCATTGCTTCGCCTGCCGATATGTATCCAAGCTCGGCCATCCGCACGATAACCAGGTTTTTCCTGTTTTCGGCAGCTTCCATATCGTTAAAAGGGGAGAAGGCGTTTGGTGATTTTGGAAGCCCGGCGAGGATGGCCATTTCCGCAAGAGAAAGCTCTTCCACCGATTTGTCGAAGTAGAGTTGCGATGCCGCCTCAACTCCATAACAGCCGTGACCGTAATAAATCTGATTTAGGTATATCTCCAGTATCTCGTTTTTAGTTAGATTCTTTTCAATCTGGAGGGAGAGGAGAACTTCCTTTATCTTTCTTTTGAAAGTGCGCTCGCGCGTGAGGTATAGGAGCTTGGCGACCTGTTGTGTGATGGTGCTTCCTCCCTG
This window harbors:
- a CDS encoding DASS family sodium-coupled anion symporter, with the translated sequence MSRSVLISLSLIAVAVICHALGIYSGWWGITKAESISFTILAITAIFWISETVPLFVTSFLIIALQTVWLLPAINEGGKDISGQMFLTPFFSDIILLFLGGFVLSAMLHKFNLDQRIAKWILARSGGEPSILLLSVIVISSFFSAWMSNTATAAMMFAIILPILNDLPKGSVFPVALSLSIPFACNLGGLATPIGTPPNAIALSYLAKQGVEISFAFWMVLAIPLVLLLMFLLWRALMWLFPPEGEKLSLSAIDVERLSPKHYSVIAIFSITCLGWLTTDLHGLSTGMVGIFPVIATFGFRLLNTRDFRTLSWDVLIMLGGGLSLGVGLEQSGLVGEIIKVVPDSMPLWGLLAVIAFIALLMSTFISNTATANLLIPVAVSISSGSALHALVVAMACSGAMALPVSSPPNAIAFGSGTITSRQMFLAGGLISLLTLAVLLLAGVFYWEMLGIK
- a CDS encoding class I SAM-dependent methyltransferase, whose amino-acid sequence is MTSVKKASAKWDKSAPGFDKFSVGVEKRYGRFKKEWFSRCRGRVMLVAVGTGLDLPYIPDNVELTAVDFSEKMLEEAGKKIRRTGRGVKLLHADVQELGVKDRSFDTIVTSCTFCSVPDPVKGLRELHRVMKDDGTLLMFEHVRPSNLLLGTMMDIMAPLISLMGPDINRRTGENVEKAGFRITREYNIYLDMVKLFEARKRV
- a CDS encoding Nif3-like dinuclear metal center hexameric protein, encoding MRTLIPLLEKLAPPASASPFDNIGLLAGSGNISVKGIVVALDATSDVVDTAINTGANLIIVHHPLIFTPLKAVNIESATGNILARLLKNNISLYAMHTNLDSAPNGLNQYVAELLGLKKIRAVAGDGIIFRIGEVSKTVDSHQFAETVKKNLSLAGVRHYGPAKKVKNVAVCTGSGGDLVTGSLEAGADILVTGDVKHHNGVECNELGFPVIDAGHLGTEKHMVPLVGNYLKKNLTKLKKNIRITLFNEKELYDYL
- a CDS encoding PBP1A family penicillin-binding protein; this translates as MTKKKSGKRNKFLDVIAYLSFFFAGAAVLMITLAYFRLSAAIPDVKEMKNYSPSLITTIYDVTEEKIAEYYIEKRILRSLDEIPELMKLASLAIEDDNFYNHHGIDLWGIARAAIVNFKAGTIVQGGSTITQQVAKLLYLTRERTFKRKIKEVLLSLQIEKNLTKNEILEIYLNQIYYGHGCYGVEAASQLYFDKSVEELSLAEMAILAGLPKSPNAFSPFNDMEAAENRKNLVIVRMAELGYISAGEAMSAKYDFIELAEKKPQLNKAPFFAEHVRRYIENEYGTKNLYHNGLKIVTTLNLSWQKKAQEALERGIEITDRRLGYRGPVGRWNMDTGEIDPIKTGESTDSDTDTDSEEGTETETVWQGYTGWDSEKEFRDNPQLNWEKLNPQLVNMDENDWFKPGKRLRAIVKGVEKEYILIEINGYIRLIEQPGFKWAHPPNPEEDGYFAKRVTDATELNLNEGDVIEVRTIENEEDGTIAFFLDQEPTVQGAILSIDYKTGSILSMVGGYDYEKSSFNRTVQAKRQVGSSFKPIIYSAALNKGYTPATIVIDAPIIFEKDISDFKNWKPVNFNQKFFGPTTIRKAVTHSRNIVTIKVLDRIGIPYVIDWARKLGIESHLDDNLSLALGASSVTLQEMVSVFGVFANGGVRNEPYFINRIEAPDGTVIEEHAPNPKQVIPEDVAYLMNSIMRSVVTEGTATSVRSIGVPAGGKTGTTNDFLDAWFIGYTPGMVCGVWIGKDREETLGMNETGARAAAPIWLNYMKYMVNEAPKTPFIPPQNIVFVRIDSETGALATPDNPNAMFESFKEGQVPLEYIPPAPRS